One Rossellomorea aquimaris DNA window includes the following coding sequences:
- the murJ gene encoding murein biosynthesis integral membrane protein MurJ yields the protein MKIPTLVKSIGLVTIISGLGKILGFARESIIAAYFGTSEVADVFFVSSLVPTLLFTAIGTAIQAGTIPLFMEERSKNERDARKLMSLLGTFFLILSLLFIGVTMLFTQPLIKVMAPGFSPDQVELAVKITRIMIPSMVFLTLTSISTGVLNANKQFVLPAFSATIQNVVIILATILLANTYGVYGLSIGVLIGAAGQFFIQYPSFKKAEIRFNFHFREHKQKIFNIMLLFYPIIIAAISVQLNSLVDRMVSTGLETGSVSALNYGNRLLWLPLSVILTPLITVLYPSLVEGVLESYKKFFGIIQKGTSLILFASIPFTLLMVLIGDNLIEIAFQRGSFDKEATAITNQALFYYALGLVFFALRDFLMNGFYALKRTKVAMYSCLGAVLVNIVLSITLSKFMAVGGIALASSISMLMQCLVLFLYLLKNYEDKSSYTKEFSKEAGKLTLVTIGVLILVIPVMNLIPGDMNVILETIAVSLLIFAGYLALSIVFKVNAIQPLARKIIVKRS from the coding sequence ATGAAAATACCCACTTTAGTTAAATCAATAGGACTAGTCACCATCATTTCAGGTTTAGGAAAGATCCTGGGTTTCGCACGGGAGAGTATCATCGCTGCTTATTTCGGTACTTCAGAGGTAGCGGATGTCTTCTTTGTCTCAAGCCTCGTGCCTACCCTGTTATTTACTGCCATTGGGACTGCGATCCAGGCCGGAACGATTCCCCTTTTCATGGAGGAGCGCAGCAAGAACGAACGGGATGCCCGTAAGCTCATGAGCTTATTGGGAACATTCTTCCTGATTCTTTCCCTTCTCTTTATCGGGGTGACCATGCTTTTCACTCAACCATTGATAAAAGTGATGGCGCCGGGGTTTTCTCCCGATCAGGTGGAACTGGCCGTAAAGATTACAAGAATCATGATACCAAGTATGGTCTTTCTTACGTTAACGTCGATTTCCACCGGGGTTCTCAATGCGAATAAACAATTTGTGTTGCCGGCGTTTTCAGCCACCATTCAAAACGTGGTCATCATCCTGGCTACGATTTTACTGGCGAATACATATGGGGTATATGGATTGTCCATCGGAGTATTGATCGGGGCTGCCGGTCAGTTCTTTATTCAATATCCTTCTTTCAAAAAGGCAGAGATCAGGTTTAACTTCCATTTCCGGGAACACAAACAGAAAATCTTCAACATCATGCTCCTTTTCTACCCGATCATCATCGCTGCCATCAGTGTTCAATTAAACAGCCTGGTCGATCGAATGGTGTCAACAGGGCTCGAGACCGGGAGTGTTTCTGCCCTGAACTATGGAAATCGACTTTTATGGCTACCACTCAGCGTGATCCTTACACCATTGATTACGGTGCTGTATCCTTCCTTGGTGGAAGGAGTACTGGAAAGCTATAAGAAATTCTTTGGCATCATCCAAAAGGGAACGTCCCTTATCCTATTCGCGAGTATTCCCTTTACGCTGCTTATGGTATTGATAGGCGACAATTTAATCGAAATTGCCTTTCAGCGGGGAAGTTTTGACAAAGAAGCCACCGCCATCACCAATCAGGCATTGTTCTACTATGCTCTTGGCTTAGTGTTCTTTGCCTTACGTGACTTTCTCATGAACGGATTTTACGCCCTGAAAAGAACCAAGGTTGCCATGTATTCCTGTTTGGGAGCCGTTCTGGTCAACATCGTGCTTAGTATTACATTATCCAAGTTTATGGCGGTTGGCGGTATTGCCCTTGCATCCAGTATCTCGATGCTGATGCAGTGCCTCGTCCTCTTCCTGTACCTTTTAAAGAATTATGAAGATAAGAGCAGCTATACGAAAGAATTCAGTAAAGAAGCAGGCAAGCTGACCCTTGTTACCATCGGCGTCCTGATCCTTGTAATCCCTGTGATGAACCTGATCCCGGGTGATATGAACGTCATTCTTGAAACGATTGCTGTTTCACTCTTGATTTTCGCAGGCTACCTTGCCCTTTCCATTGTGTTCAAGGTCAATGCCATTCAGCCATTAGCAAGAAAGATTATAGTGAAAAGGAGCTAA
- a CDS encoding LTA synthase family protein, with product MKGLKVTRDRIQSMSNELIYSILFLKIILFHTFTDTTLSSGVFSTSIGFLLLFYAFSFLFKNKWRLLYSLIVNLLISIVLFSNTLYLDYYSSPITISTFYQTTNLSGLGDSILYLFHYKYLLYLTDLIFLPFFFIRRTFLYQKAPSMIKGFIPFCFVGMLAISLKPVKLVYLDHMENPIQAYDSLDLIVQYGLIGHHALDAYFHIRDANFTLSSEDRKRIEKQLSQKPTIQIEHDYEGMGKGKNLIMIQVESLQHFVLNKEIDGQEITPTLNDLLKNSLVFPNFYAQTIGGNSSDAEFLTQTSLFPLKTGSVFFRYPYNTYHSIGGALKDQGYATLAVHADEKTFWNRDHMYPSLGFDDYITIEDFPQKEIIGMGVGDKEMFTETPKILGKQAKPFYSLLVTLTNHMPYEMLADHKSLSLPDSLENSLLGDYFQTVRYTDEALALFIDSLKEQKLLEDSIIVIYGDHNGIFHRDKPLLEKWLQKEISTEEWYRTFATVPFIVYHPSIKETTNYTIGGQVDVFPTIGSIMGLSNKISSTSLGINLLAAPNNTVMIPSGGYVEKPLSITGESIKAGLTDREKNLLDISNLIIKGDYFSNER from the coding sequence ATGAAAGGATTGAAAGTTACAAGAGACAGAATTCAGAGTATGTCGAACGAACTGATTTACTCTATTCTTTTTTTAAAGATCATTCTCTTCCATACCTTTACCGATACTACTTTATCAAGTGGGGTATTCTCTACTTCAATTGGATTTTTACTACTGTTTTATGCTTTTTCTTTCTTATTCAAAAATAAATGGAGATTGCTTTATTCTCTTATAGTTAACTTGCTGATATCTATCGTTCTCTTTTCGAACACTCTCTATTTGGACTACTACAGTTCACCGATAACCATATCAACCTTTTATCAAACCACTAATTTATCGGGACTCGGGGACAGCATTCTCTATTTATTTCATTATAAGTATTTGTTATATCTTACTGACCTTATTTTTCTCCCATTTTTCTTTATCAGACGTACCTTCCTTTATCAAAAAGCTCCATCCATGATTAAAGGATTTATTCCTTTTTGCTTTGTTGGCATGCTGGCAATTTCATTAAAGCCAGTTAAATTAGTGTATCTGGATCATATGGAAAACCCCATTCAAGCTTATGATTCCTTAGACTTGATTGTTCAGTATGGTCTAATAGGCCACCACGCACTGGATGCGTATTTCCATATTCGGGATGCTAATTTCACTCTCTCTTCAGAAGACAGAAAACGGATTGAGAAACAACTCTCCCAAAAGCCGACCATTCAAATAGAACATGATTATGAAGGAATGGGAAAAGGAAAGAATCTTATCATGATTCAAGTTGAATCATTGCAGCATTTTGTTTTGAACAAGGAAATAGATGGCCAAGAGATCACTCCTACACTTAATGATCTATTAAAAAACAGCCTGGTATTTCCAAATTTCTATGCTCAAACCATAGGAGGTAATAGTTCAGATGCAGAGTTCTTGACTCAAACATCCTTATTCCCTTTAAAAACGGGATCTGTATTTTTCAGGTATCCTTATAATACGTACCATTCCATCGGAGGTGCATTAAAGGATCAGGGATATGCGACACTTGCTGTTCACGCTGATGAAAAGACGTTTTGGAACCGTGATCATATGTACCCCTCTCTGGGATTCGATGACTATATAACCATTGAGGATTTCCCTCAAAAAGAAATCATCGGAATGGGTGTAGGAGATAAGGAAATGTTCACTGAAACGCCAAAAATTCTTGGAAAGCAAGCGAAGCCTTTTTATTCCTTGCTCGTGACATTAACGAATCACATGCCCTATGAAATGCTTGCTGACCATAAATCCCTTTCACTACCAGATAGCCTAGAAAACTCCTTACTTGGCGACTATTTTCAAACGGTTAGATATACAGATGAAGCACTTGCTCTATTTATCGATTCGTTAAAGGAGCAAAAACTTCTTGAAGATTCGATTATTGTCATCTATGGTGACCATAACGGGATTTTCCATCGGGACAAACCTCTATTGGAGAAATGGCTACAAAAGGAAATATCTACTGAGGAATGGTATAGAACGTTTGCCACTGTTCCTTTCATTGTTTATCATCCCTCCATTAAAGAAACCACTAATTATACAATCGGAGGGCAAGTTGATGTATTCCCTACTATTGGTTCAATCATGGGATTAAGCAACAAAATTTCCTCTACCTCACTTGGAATAAACCTACTTGCAGCACCAAACAACACCGTTATGATTCCTAGTGGAGGCTATGTAGAGAAACCCCTCTCAATCACTGGAGAATCAATAAAAGCAGGGCTAACAGATCGGGAGAAAAATCTTCTCGACATATCAAACCTTATCATAAAAGGAGATTATTTCAGTAATGAAAGATGA
- a CDS encoding NAD(P)H-dependent glycerol-3-phosphate dehydrogenase, whose translation MNQQPIAVIGTGSWGTALAMVLADNGLDVKIWGRNKETIDEINQYHRNERYIKNVELPENIVGHLNLEEALEGAETIILAVPTKAMREVLAQIQAVQEQALTIVHVSKGIEPESLLRISEIIEDSMNPDNLKDIVVLSGPSHAEEVSMRQPTTVVAASKNPDSSIMVQNMFTNHYFRVYTNTDIVGVEIGGALKNIIALAAGVADGLGYGDNAKAALVTRGLSEISRLGSKMGANPLTFSGLSGIGDLIVTCTSVHSRNWRAGNMLGKGMALEEVLDNMGMVVEGVRTTKAAKQLAEKLEVSMPIADALYDILFNGVQAKEAVDRLMQRNKTHEMEDLVVLLENKLIEE comes from the coding sequence ATGAACCAACAACCAATCGCAGTCATAGGTACAGGAAGCTGGGGGACGGCCCTTGCAATGGTACTGGCTGACAATGGCTTAGACGTGAAGATATGGGGAAGAAACAAAGAAACCATTGATGAAATCAATCAATATCACAGAAACGAAAGATACATAAAGAACGTAGAGCTCCCGGAGAATATTGTGGGACATCTTAATCTGGAAGAAGCATTGGAAGGAGCGGAAACAATTATACTCGCGGTTCCTACCAAGGCTATGCGGGAAGTGCTCGCACAGATCCAGGCGGTACAAGAACAGGCCCTTACCATTGTTCATGTAAGTAAGGGGATTGAGCCTGAATCATTGTTAAGGATATCCGAGATCATCGAGGATTCGATGAACCCTGATAATCTGAAGGATATTGTTGTGTTATCAGGACCGAGTCATGCAGAAGAAGTGAGCATGCGCCAACCGACAACGGTAGTAGCGGCTTCGAAGAATCCGGATTCGTCCATTATGGTGCAAAATATGTTCACGAACCATTATTTCAGGGTGTATACGAATACGGATATCGTCGGAGTCGAAATAGGCGGGGCTCTTAAGAATATCATTGCTTTGGCGGCAGGAGTGGCAGATGGATTAGGCTATGGTGATAATGCGAAAGCGGCTTTAGTGACGAGAGGGCTCAGTGAAATTTCAAGACTAGGCTCGAAGATGGGGGCGAATCCCCTTACGTTTTCAGGGTTATCGGGCATCGGTGACCTGATTGTGACATGTACAAGCGTCCACTCCCGTAACTGGAGAGCCGGAAATATGCTCGGTAAGGGTATGGCATTAGAAGAAGTCCTCGATAATATGGGTATGGTTGTAGAAGGCGTAAGAACGACGAAAGCGGCTAAGCAGCTGGCAGAGAAATTAGAGGTGAGCATGCCGATCGCCGATGCTTTATATGATATTCTCTTTAATGGAGTCCAGGCGAAGGAAGCTGTAGATCGATTGATGCAACGTAACAAAACCCATGAAATGGAAGATCTCGTCGTATTGCTTGAAAATAAATTGATCGAAGAGTGA
- a CDS encoding glycosyltransferase family 4 protein: MKILLSTIFDYPHEGGLSTHVSTLKSGLEARGHHVDVLSFTELNPIIRKAYAQAPGFIASKFKPGAGQVMNDQNRMTLIQKHLNRLKQEYDVVNTQDVYATLAAETSGIPVVETVHGYYSFEAISRGAIQEGSKEDELIREREKKAYSLAAEVVTVDQRIKDYVYKMAGIEATSIKNFIDVEDFDPKKLDLSTIKDEFNIPKDKKMLFVPRRMTEKNGVIYPTLALNKVLAKHPDTVLVYAGTGEQMPAIKNEVEKQGLDENVLLLGTVPHDKMKYLYGVSDIVLVPSIHSYGVEEATSISALEAMGSSSPVIAGAVGGLKEIIHDHQDGLLVEERDTEALSDAIIEILDAPEFGEKLAQNARRKIVQEYSHLFAAERYEQIYEKAIKGKTAAR, encoded by the coding sequence ATGAAAATCTTACTTTCAACCATCTTTGATTATCCGCACGAGGGCGGACTTTCCACACATGTTTCTACATTGAAAAGTGGATTAGAAGCAAGAGGTCATCATGTAGATGTCCTTTCCTTCACGGAGCTGAATCCAATTATCCGTAAAGCCTATGCCCAGGCACCAGGTTTCATCGCCAGTAAATTCAAGCCCGGTGCCGGCCAGGTCATGAACGATCAAAACCGGATGACCCTGATCCAAAAGCACCTCAACCGACTAAAGCAGGAGTATGATGTCGTAAACACTCAAGATGTATACGCAACCCTCGCTGCGGAGACTTCCGGTATCCCTGTCGTAGAAACCGTTCACGGGTACTATTCCTTCGAAGCGATCAGCAGGGGTGCCATTCAAGAAGGCAGCAAAGAGGATGAACTGATCAGAGAGAGGGAGAAGAAAGCCTATTCCCTGGCAGCTGAAGTCGTGACCGTGGATCAGCGCATCAAAGATTACGTCTATAAAATGGCGGGGATAGAGGCGACTTCGATTAAAAACTTCATTGATGTAGAAGATTTCGATCCGAAGAAGCTCGATTTGTCTACCATTAAAGATGAATTCAATATTCCTAAAGATAAGAAGATGTTGTTTGTCCCAAGAAGGATGACGGAGAAAAACGGAGTCATCTATCCAACACTTGCCTTGAATAAGGTCTTGGCGAAACATCCGGATACGGTATTGGTCTACGCAGGAACCGGTGAACAGATGCCTGCCATTAAAAATGAAGTGGAGAAGCAGGGCCTCGATGAGAATGTCCTTCTCCTCGGCACCGTTCCCCATGATAAAATGAAATATTTGTACGGTGTGTCTGATATTGTACTTGTGCCCAGCATCCACTCATACGGCGTAGAGGAAGCAACATCCATCTCTGCATTAGAAGCAATGGGCTCCTCCTCTCCTGTCATTGCCGGTGCCGTCGGTGGACTGAAAGAAATCATACACGATCATCAGGACGGACTTCTAGTGGAGGAAAGAGACACAGAAGCATTATCCGATGCCATCATTGAAATACTGGACGCCCCCGAATTTGGTGAAAAACTTGCCCAAAACGCCAGAAGAAAAATCGTACAGGAATACTCCCATCTTTTTGCTGCAGAGAGATATGAGCAGATATATGAGAAAGCGATCAAAGGAAAGACGGCAGCGAGATAA